The sequence ATGGGGGGAAGGGGTTACCACCTCAAGCCTAGGGTCCACACTCATCAGCTCTGCAGGTCTCagtggcccccaccccaccccactggtTTCACAGTCAATGGCAGATATCTAGGACTTCATCAGCATATAGTTTTCAGTGTGCATTTCTAAAACAAGGATCCCCTCCCCCAAACACAACTACAATGctcttatatatatatctaagtCACCTtagttgttattatttattacaaACTATCTAGTCAGAATTCACACTTCCCCAgtgatcttttaatttttcttcaacaGTTTATTTAAATTGGCTTTCTTGTTTGGACCAGACTtggtttgacttccctggtggctcagacggtaaagcgtctgtctacaatgcaggagacctgggttcgatccctgggttgggaagatcccctggagaaggaaatggctctccactccagtactcttgcctggaaaatcccatggacggaggagcctggtaggatacagtccatggggtcacaaagagttggacacggctgagcgactccactttcttGTTTGGACCGTACACTATGACTGGTTGTTATGTCACTTAAGGCTTTTTTTTCAGGTCAGGTTCTTCCatctttccccacccccagcatgtTTCCCTCTTGGTTGGAGAAACCAGGACATTAGTTCATCAGAAGTTGCCCTGTTGCAGAGTTTCACTGATTTTACCCCTTTAATTTCACTCAACAGGTTCCACTATGCTCTCTATTTCCTGTGGATGGACAGTTAAGTTCTCCAAACTGAATCAAATTCAGGTTATCTGCTTTGAAATGTGAAGCTGTAACATCTGGTTTTATTTTGTGACATTATCAACAACTGATGCTTACCAAAACTCACACATTTATTAGGagttgaaaagataaaatacGTTTGAGTTTAGGCTTGaaaacctttcatttttttttaagattaaaatgtAACTTCTTCCTCTTTGCTTCTAGCTATTGAACAGAGTTTTGATCAGGATGAGGGTGGAAACCGAACTTCTGTGGAGCTTCGGATACGAAGAACCCAGGTTTGATGATCAACCTTTTCTAGTGTGAAGCAATGTTGAAGACTAAGAAGTCTTTTTACTTCCTTCTtgaaaattcagaataattaCATCCTTACTGTCACATTAATGCTCACAGCGTTTCTGCATAAAGACAGTATTTATAGATTCCCTTTCTagatgatgaagaaaaaaagTCTCTTCAGCCCATCAGCAGAAATCTCTTCTGAAGAGCAGAGAATTATCTGAGTCATTTTAGTGTTCATGATGAACTCCTCATCTTTTAGAGGCTGATGCTACAGCAAAGTGGAATTTAGTCCACTTATCTCTACTTGACAAATGAAGATTATGGATTCAGACTATGGGGACACCTTGCTTGAGTGCCAGCCTGACCCCAGTCAGCCTGACACCAGTCACTAATTGACTTCTCGTAGTGATGGTTTTCATCCCTTCTGTAGAGTGGGGGACAGTAACAGTACAGGAGGGTTACTGTGAAAATCAAATAAGACAAAGCATGTAAAGTTCTTAGCATAGATTCTGTTATACAGTGTACAGTAAGCTGCTATTATTCTTATTTCCCATTTGAAGGAGTAAGCGCGTTAGTTTGAATTTATAGAATGTAATGTTTTTATATGTGAGTAAAAAGCCTTCTCTTTTAGTAGAAGAAATGACCATTATATATTGgtctattttttttctatggTAACAGCATTCAGTGCTATCTCGAAAGTTTGTGGAAGTTATGACAGAATATAACGAAGCACAGACTCTGTTTCGGGAGCGAAGCAAAGGCCGTATACAGCGTCAGCTAGAAATAAGTGAGTCAGTGAGCATGCTGTTTTTGTTAAAAAcgtgtttttttcccttaaagtctGACATGAAAGTATGTACCATCAAAAAAGTAATTTCATCCCTGTTTTTATCAGTATTGTAAAGCGTAAAGCCCTTTCATAGCTTCCCTTTCATTGAATCAATCAACCTATTACTTAACTTACATCCTTCAGATTCTGAGTGAGTGGACTTTAAATTACTTTCTGATGACCGTTACCTGTAAAGTGATGATCGGATCTGGAAAGCTTCCAGCCGTCCTCATGTAATTTTTGTGCCCGTACCACTTCCTGCCCCATCTCAGGGCACAGTCTCCATGGTTCTCATGATTCCGCATGTCTGGTGAGCAGACACTTCCTGCCCTTTTGCTCCAGACTTTCTTCCTAGGATGTTTGTCTGTGCAGCCTTGGAGGATGGAACTCAGGTTTTCCTCTGGGCAGAAGGCTGTTTGCTTGCTGAACAAAGGTCAGGCAGGCTTGCTTACTCCCCGCTGTGAAAGATCAGGGTCCCTCAGCTGCGACACAAGCCTCGGGTGGGTGCACTGTCCACCAGGACTGCTCTGCATCTCCCGTGGGCTTGGAGAGAAGGGAGCAGCTGTGAACTTGAACCTCATTCAGTGACATTTTGACTTTGTTGACATGTAATTGACATACCATGTAAACAGGTGCTCAAAGTGTATAGTCCGGTAGTCTTTAGTATGTACATTAGCACAATCAATTTCAGACCATTTTAATCCCTCCAAAAGGGAACTCGGCACCCGTTGTCAGGTACGTCCATCCCCAGAGCCCTAGGCACCCACCAGTTTACTCTTCTGTCTATGAATTTGCCCATCTGGGCATCCATATGAATGGAGTCATACAATATATCGTCTCTTGTGACTGGCCCTTTCACTTGGCACAGGGTTTTCAAGGTTCAGCCATACTGCAGCAAACATCAGTATTACATCTCTTTTTATGGTTGGATCAGGTTCCATTGTGTGGATGGACCACATTAACATGTTTATACATCATCaggtgatggacatttgggtggtttctACTTTTGataattatgaataatactgctgtgaatgttcacattaaattatattttaattattatgatgtttattcatttaattttgtctttgtgGCACAGAGTGTGAAAATAGGAATTATCAATTGGGTTTTTCCAAAATCCTGTGAACTTGTTCATATGAAGCATTAATACATTTAActcaagaaaatatattaataaccaAAATACAGAAAGTATTAGAGCCTCTGATTCCAGTTATACAATCTTTATTATTCCAGTTAACATATGCTAAGTCTAGCTTACCCTCCTTTCCTATAAGCCAGTTAAACTTTTAGGAAAACTGATATGCCAAAAATTTGTATctatcaattttctttttatagttgtttCTCATCCATACTAAACTTGGATGTTTATTAGTCATTCCAGTTACAAAGTTTTTCATGAATGTTTTCCAGTTCTTCCTACTTCTAAAGGGCTTATGTTAATTTCTCTCATCATTAACACTTGCcaaaaaaatatattggaaaagTTAGAAAAACACTGGTTAAAATGTTAGCAACTCAGATTTTACCTGCTAACTTATGGATGCAaaggtaatttaaaaatactgctgCATACTGAGTGGAGTTTTCCCTTGTTGATATTTTAGCTGGAAAAACTACCACCGATGATGAGCTGGAAGAGATGCTGGAAAGTGGGAATCCCTCCATCTTCACGTCAGATGTGAGTGCCGGGCGGCTGTGTGGCCTGTGTGTTTGtatttatacagattttttttctttaacctctAGAAAGATCTTAAGTTCATCAGTATTTctcctctgtttttgtttttcaaagattATATCAGATTCACAAATTACTAGACAGGCTCTCAATGAAATTGAGTCCCGTCATAAAGACATCATGAAGCTGGAGACAAGCATCCGTGAGCTACATGAGATGTTCATGGACATGGCCATGTTCGTCGAGACTCAGGTAATCGCATGCATCTTTGCTTCTCTGAAACAGAGCTATGGTTTGTAAAATCTGATATTTGACTCCAATCTATTGGGAAAGCCATTATTCTGGATCCAGTCTTGTAATTCAAAAACTGATTATACCGTTACTGCCATGTAAGGCTCAAATGCTCGAAGCACCTTAAATCTTCAACAGTAGAGGACTGATTTAAGATATGGTGTGTCCATAGGATAAGCAACCATAGGTAGACAACATAAACTTTGTTCATGGAAGATTTTGAATGAAATGTGTAAATGTACGTGTTGGAATTTAAGTTGACATGAGGGCAATATTAAaccttatatgtatatgtgtatgtgtgtgtatatatatatggggcttccctgttggctcagatggtaaacagtctgcctgcaatgcaggagactccgatttgctccctgggtcaggaagatctccaggagaagagaatggctacccactccagtattcttgcctggagaattccatgaacagaggagcctgcagaggtgggctgcagtccatggggttgcaaagagtcagacatgactgagcagcttaacACTTCATGTCACTTCATATGTGTATGTACACTTCTatgtataaatgtaaatatatatggagCATACACCCTTATACTCCTGTATATAGTGTGTGTGGCATACAGTCAGCTACATGAAACAGTActcacagaaggaaagaaatattccaAGCAGTATAGCAACAGTGGGACTATGGGAATTTTCGTTTTcttctctaaaatatattttcaagttttctacAAGGAGCAGATATTAGAGTAACAATTTggagaaatatataaaagaataagcACCAGAGGGGACAGACTGTGACATAAATAGAAGCTTATACTTACTTCAGTGTTCAGTACCACAAGCAGAAGGGGGCAGGTATGAGGAGACCCTTATGAGGGACTGCAGAAGTTAATGCAGttttttaagaagataaaatttactcaagagggaggggatacacacacacacacgcatatatataaaattatgactgattatcgcattgttgtacggcagaaaccaaagcATCATTGTTAagcagttttcctccaattaaaaacagaaaaaaagaacacacacatacacaaaaaaagaacataaaattcaGTGTAAAATAAAGCCAGTGGTTCCAGTTAGGTGTGTGGGGGTGCTTGCCCCGCCTCTTGTGATGGTGAATAATGTCCTCTGAGACTTTTCAAGTGTGTGAGGCTCACACTTGGTCACTCATGGGTCGATGGGCCATTGAGTCCAGCTGACTGCCCTGTGAAGGCAAAGCCTTCGTACCAGAGCATCTTGGGATTCACATCACAGTCATGTCCTCCCTCCCATGGAGATTGCATTCAGGATCTGTTGTGGCAGGAGTGGTCCTCTGATGGGCCTGTTTGCTGGTTTCCTGGGTTATGTAAGGAGCACTGGGAAGTCCATCTGGGTACCAGATTCATCCTCCATATCGCCAGCAGCCTTTGGAAGATTTAGCTTGAGGAACTTTGCCATAAAAATGTGTGCGGAGCTGAGGTGCCGTGAATTTGCAGTTGGGCTGGGGATGGGGCAGGTTCACTCCTTTCTGATTTGGGGGCGCCCATTGCCACTCATGGTCCCGAAAAGGAGAACTGGTAGTCTGGCTGCTGCCAGCTTTTGTTTTCACGAAGGAGACCAGTGAGACGGTTAGACCAATCTGAGTATTTTTGtcattactgctactgctgctactgctaagtcacttcagtcgtgtccgactcttggcaaccccatagacggcagcctaccaggctccccatccctgggattctccaggcaagaacactggagtgggttgccatttcctt is a genomic window of Bos javanicus breed banteng chromosome 17, ARS-OSU_banteng_1.0, whole genome shotgun sequence containing:
- the STX2 gene encoding syntaxin-2 isoform X5, with product MRDRLPDLTACRKNDDGDTTVVVEKDHFMDDFFHQVEEIRNSIAKIAQYVEEVKKNHSIILSAPNPEGKIKEELEDLNKEIKKTANKIRTKLKSIEQSFDQDEGGNRTSVELRIRRTQHSVLSRKFVEVMTEYNEAQTLFRERSKGRIQRQLEITGKTTTDDELEEMLESGNPSIFTSDIISDSQITRQALNEIESRHKDIMKLETSIRELHEMFMDMAMFVETQIMSAGGQKTR